In a single window of the Caproicibacterium sp. BJN0003 genome:
- a CDS encoding CPBP family intramembrane glutamic endopeptidase: MSRNYVRIIFKIVIFLFILQLLRIGIKSVCFLVVDRTYYSDRIASLFAMVLLSALILLVAKFRRIDLSIFPKHFGAGYIIFTVIAFALFVSTPILTKNNSTSEIVLLIYSAIVTPVFEELIFRGFVWNKLNTLFKKEWITYVMSTLLFAVWHFGYIDTIAFHVETGLANAIIWKVITGFCFGIVLGALRLKTKNCYSTMLLHGVLNIFGR, translated from the coding sequence ATGAGTAGGAATTATGTTAGAATTATTTTTAAGATAGTCATTTTTTTATTTATCTTGCAATTGCTACGTATTGGAATAAAAAGTGTTTGTTTTCTTGTTGTTGATAGAACGTATTACTCTGATAGAATCGCTTCGCTTTTTGCAATGGTACTGCTATCGGCACTCATTTTGCTTGTTGCCAAATTTAGAAGAATAGATCTGTCTATTTTCCCAAAACACTTTGGGGCTGGTTATATAATCTTTACCGTAATCGCGTTTGCCTTGTTTGTCTCAACACCAATATTGACGAAAAACAATAGCACATCCGAAATCGTCCTGTTGATTTATTCTGCAATTGTGACACCGGTATTCGAAGAGTTAATCTTTAGAGGATTTGTTTGGAATAAGCTTAATACGTTGTTTAAGAAAGAGTGGATTACATATGTTATGTCAACCTTATTGTTTGCCGTTTGGCATTTCGGGTACATTGACACGATCGCTTTTCATGTGGAAACAGGACTGGCGAATGCTATCATATGGAAGGTTATTACGGGCTTTTGTTTCGGCATTGTTTTAGGGGCACTGCGTCTCAAAACTAAAAACTGTTATTCAACAATGCTTCTGCATGGAGTACTTAACATCTTTGGTAGATAA
- a CDS encoding IS30 family transposase produces MDCPDYITVEPERKPGQHLQREDRGAIERLRRLGYSNRAIARELNCSPSTVGNELRRGTPPRKSNKGRVPGYSAKRGQAVYRSNRSRCHKPHKVDSCTAFIDWVVQRVREHRWSLDACVGYARLHMLFKENEMMSTKTLYNELWAGGLSLSLFEVPDALKRRNTRGKSRINKRPKGRSIEERPDEVTARTVPGHWEADTVVGLRNGKEAVVFTLVERVTDNYIAMQIAGKTSEDVQAAMQALHAEFGDHFSSVFKTITADNGSEFENFAQTEQWGTMVYFTHPYSSWERPVNERHNGLLRDFIPKGTSIEKFSPAQVLTFADELNGRPRRRLGYQTPEELFDAFLDGVYAA; encoded by the coding sequence ATGGACTGCCCAGATTATATCACAGTGGAGCCAGAACGCAAGCCGGGACAGCATTTACAGCGAGAAGATAGAGGCGCAATTGAGCGGCTGCGCCGCCTTGGCTACTCAAATCGTGCAATCGCCAGAGAGCTTAACTGCTCACCAAGCACTGTAGGAAACGAGCTGCGTCGGGGCACACCGCCCCGCAAGAGCAACAAAGGCCGAGTGCCGGGCTATTCCGCAAAGCGAGGACAGGCGGTGTACAGGTCAAACAGGAGCCGGTGCCATAAGCCCCATAAGGTGGATAGCTGCACTGCTTTCATCGACTGGGTCGTGCAGCGGGTCAGAGAGCATCGCTGGTCTTTGGATGCCTGCGTGGGTTATGCAAGGCTTCACATGTTATTCAAGGAAAATGAGATGATGAGCACTAAGACTCTCTACAACGAACTGTGGGCTGGAGGCTTGTCATTATCTCTGTTTGAGGTGCCGGATGCCCTGAAACGCCGTAACACCAGAGGAAAGAGCCGAATCAACAAGCGTCCCAAGGGTCGTAGTATTGAGGAACGTCCCGATGAGGTCACTGCCCGTACTGTGCCGGGTCACTGGGAAGCCGATACTGTCGTTGGCCTACGAAACGGCAAAGAAGCGGTTGTATTTACTCTCGTTGAAAGAGTGACTGACAACTACATTGCCATGCAGATTGCCGGAAAGACCAGCGAGGATGTACAAGCCGCTATGCAGGCGCTTCACGCCGAGTTTGGCGACCATTTCAGCAGTGTTTTCAAAACCATCACTGCCGATAACGGCTCAGAGTTTGAGAACTTCGCTCAGACTGAACAGTGGGGCACAATGGTTTACTTTACACATCCGTATTCGTCATGGGAGCGCCCTGTAAACGAGCGCCACAATGGCCTGCTGCGGGACTTCATTCCCAAGGGAACCTCCATTGAAAAGTTCTCCCCGGCGCAGGTCCTGACCTTTGCTGACGAGCTAAATGGGCGCCCACGCAGGCGGCTTGGATACCAGACACCGGAGGAGCTTTTTGATGCTTTCTTGGACGGCGTCTACGCTGCATGA
- a CDS encoding AAA family ATPase, producing the protein MKNVFLIGGTMGVGKTTTCQIIKNKLNNCAFLDGDWCWDMHPFQVTDETKQMVVENICFLLNNFIKCSAYENIVFCWVMHEQSIIDDIISRLDTTNCKTHSISLVCDKQALFSHLKKDVDAGIRTEDIIRRSMDRMPLYENLSTHKVDVSKINAEQAANIIIQSC; encoded by the coding sequence GTGAAAAATGTATTTTTAATTGGTGGAACAATGGGAGTGGGAAAAACCACTACCTGCCAAATTATTAAAAACAAACTGAATAACTGTGCTTTTTTGGATGGAGATTGGTGTTGGGATATGCACCCATTTCAAGTGACTGATGAAACGAAACAAATGGTAGTCGAGAATATTTGTTTTCTCCTAAACAACTTTATCAAATGTTCCGCCTACGAAAACATTGTGTTTTGCTGGGTGATGCATGAACAAAGTATTATCGACGATATTATTTCACGTCTTGATACGACGAACTGCAAAACCCATTCGATTTCTTTGGTATGCGATAAACAAGCATTGTTCTCGCATTTAAAAAAGGATGTAGATGCAGGTATTCGTACTGAAGATATAATTCGTAGGAGTATGGACCGTATGCCTTTATACGAAAATCTCAGCACGCATAAAGTGGACGTATCAAAAATTAATGCTGAACAAGCAGCTAATATTATTATTCAGAGCTGCTAA
- a CDS encoding MBL fold metallo-hydrolase, with translation MMRLDKPAFSSETIRAMEDMSFFTHSLIFDDLLIVAQRETNCFVLKTNDGLIIIDAIWPSKKAFDAIVAAIKDVGWNPDTIKKLLLTHGHVDHTGCGKWFVEQYHVDTYLSKVDDIFWQEHPTKPDRPETWKDYAIDHYLQDGDTVTLGDKTIFVYSTPGHTPGCLSYIFPVKENGENHMAALWGGTTPPWKKAEVKQYLKSLDYFVCEAMNKHVDVALSNHTAIDNGLERIAYSRKRLAYMPNIYIIGLDGFQKYCQVFRTMSSERL, from the coding sequence ATGATGAGATTAGATAAACCAGCGTTTTCAAGTGAAACCATTAGAGCAATGGAGGATATGTCGTTTTTTACCCATTCGCTTATTTTTGATGACCTACTGATCGTTGCCCAAAGAGAAACAAACTGCTTCGTATTAAAGACGAATGATGGATTGATTATCATTGATGCTATTTGGCCGTCAAAAAAAGCTTTTGACGCTATCGTAGCTGCAATTAAAGATGTAGGATGGAATCCTGACACTATTAAAAAGCTGCTTCTAACACATGGCCATGTTGACCATACAGGATGTGGTAAATGGTTTGTTGAACAATATCATGTGGACACATACCTCTCCAAGGTGGATGATATTTTCTGGCAGGAACATCCGACAAAGCCAGACAGACCTGAAACATGGAAAGATTACGCTATTGATCATTATCTGCAAGATGGAGATACCGTAACATTAGGTGACAAGACAATATTTGTCTACAGCACGCCTGGTCATACCCCTGGCTGCCTGAGTTATATATTTCCCGTAAAAGAAAATGGAGAAAATCACATGGCAGCCCTATGGGGAGGTACTACGCCGCCTTGGAAAAAGGCCGAAGTGAAACAATACCTGAAATCATTGGATTACTTTGTTTGTGAGGCAATGAACAAACATGTGGATGTGGCATTAAGCAACCACACAGCAATTGATAACGGTCTAGAACGTATTGCGTACTCCAGAAAAAGATTAGCCTATATGCCTAACATTTATATCATTGGACTGGATGGATTTCAAAAATACTGTCAAGTTTTTCGTACGATGAGTTCAGAAAGATTATAA
- a CDS encoding glutathione peroxidase — protein MSIYDFAVNNIKGDRVSLSDYKGKIMLIVNTASKCGFTPQYDGLEKLYQKYKDRGFVILGFPSNQFLAQEPGNNQEISSFCRLNYGVTFPMFSKIDVRGENADPLFKFLTKAAPFKGFELKKASGQKIYSVVKEHYPENLEGDEVKWNFTKFLIGQDGIVKGRYEPTVTPEELDPIIESML, from the coding sequence ATGAGTATCTATGATTTTGCTGTGAACAATATCAAAGGGGATAGAGTATCGCTCTCCGATTATAAAGGGAAGATTATGTTAATTGTGAACACAGCCAGCAAATGCGGATTCACACCTCAGTATGATGGACTGGAAAAACTTTATCAGAAATATAAGGATCGTGGATTTGTGATCCTTGGCTTTCCATCCAATCAATTCCTTGCACAGGAGCCGGGAAACAATCAGGAAATTTCATCGTTTTGTAGACTGAATTACGGCGTTACTTTTCCAATGTTTTCAAAAATTGATGTGCGAGGAGAAAATGCCGATCCACTTTTCAAATTTCTTACCAAAGCTGCTCCCTTTAAAGGCTTTGAATTGAAGAAAGCAAGCGGACAGAAAATTTATAGCGTGGTGAAAGAACATTACCCGGAAAATCTGGAAGGTGACGAGGTCAAATGGAATTTCACTAAATTTCTAATCGGACAAGACGGAATTGTGAAGGGAAGATATGAGCCGACTGTGACGCCGGAAGAGCTTGATCCGATCATTGAGAGTATGCTTTGA
- a CDS encoding ferritin → MLNQELVSLLNNQINMEWYSAYFYLDIYSYYTDQNLNGFGNWFYVQTQEERDHAMLFVKYLLNNNEKVVLQDVKAPDKIFKDFREPANAAFEHEKKVTASINSIYAVAYEQKDFRTMQFLDWFVKEQGEEEKNTEDVVKKYDLFGKDAKGLYLLDSELATRVYAPPTLVI, encoded by the coding sequence ATGCTGAATCAAGAATTGGTATCCCTATTGAATAACCAGATAAATATGGAATGGTATTCCGCATACTTTTATCTGGATATTTACAGCTATTATACAGACCAGAACCTTAACGGTTTTGGCAATTGGTTTTACGTCCAAACTCAGGAAGAGCGCGACCATGCCATGTTGTTTGTAAAATATTTGTTGAATAATAACGAGAAGGTCGTTTTACAGGATGTAAAAGCACCGGATAAAATTTTTAAAGATTTCCGTGAGCCGGCCAACGCTGCATTTGAGCATGAGAAAAAAGTTACGGCGTCGATCAATAGCATTTATGCTGTTGCCTATGAGCAGAAAGACTTTCGCACGATGCAGTTTCTTGACTGGTTTGTAAAGGAACAAGGCGAAGAGGAAAAAAATACGGAAGACGTCGTTAAAAAGTATGACCTGTTTGGTAAAGATGCAAAGGGACTTTATCTGCTTGACTCGGAACTGGCCACGAGGGTTTATGCTCCTCCGACTCTGGTCATTTAA
- a CDS encoding rubrerythrin family protein, giving the protein MAVKNAMTSDFLHSAYGGESMAHMRYLIWGEMAEKEGFPNVARLFKAISYAEQVHATNHFREIGGSTADATVTAGGVFGTGKTVDNLQGAINGELHEVEQMYPVYLNAAEFQNETGAKRSFHGAWEAEKLHAELFQKALDAVKAGKDIELKAIYVCPICGNTILDEAPEKCPVCGAKKEMYHKF; this is encoded by the coding sequence ATGGCTGTTAAAAATGCAATGACTTCTGATTTTCTGCATTCCGCATACGGCGGTGAAAGCATGGCGCATATGCGTTATCTGATCTGGGGGGAGATGGCAGAAAAAGAAGGATTTCCAAATGTAGCAAGGCTGTTTAAGGCAATCTCCTATGCCGAGCAGGTACATGCAACCAATCATTTTCGTGAAATCGGCGGGAGTACTGCAGATGCTACGGTAACTGCCGGTGGCGTTTTCGGCACAGGCAAAACAGTGGATAACCTGCAGGGTGCAATTAATGGCGAACTGCATGAAGTGGAACAGATGTATCCAGTCTATTTGAATGCGGCGGAATTTCAGAATGAAACTGGCGCAAAACGTTCCTTTCACGGAGCGTGGGAAGCGGAGAAGCTTCACGCAGAACTCTTTCAAAAGGCTTTGGATGCGGTGAAAGCTGGCAAGGATATTGAGTTGAAGGCAATCTATGTTTGCCCGATCTGCGGAAATACTATTCTGGACGAAGCTCCGGAAAAATGTCCTGTTTGCGGTGCAAAAAAGGAAATGTATCATAAGTTCTAA
- a CDS encoding thiamine pyrophosphate-dependent enzyme, producing MIAVGNRCSLPVAVTAKIANERFTVIVDTGDGNSYGKSGNHFIHNIRRNVNIMHFVNDNQIYGLIKGQASPTFMMGLKTGVQTDRNFNEPFNPVLLAIGCGAGFVVHAFIGHKEHLISLVKQAIEYKGYVLVDVLQLCISFNKTGTFIWYN from the coding sequence TTGATTGCTGTCGGTAACAGATGTTCTCTCCCTGTGGCCGTAACGGCCAAAATTGCCAATGAGAGATTCACTGTTATTGTTGATACCGGCGATGGGAATTCATATGGAAAAAGCGGAAATCATTTCATCCACAATATTCGCCGCAATGTCAATATCATGCATTTTGTCAATGACAACCAGATTTATGGGCTGATCAAAGGACAAGCATCGCCGACTTTCATGATGGGGTTGAAAACCGGTGTCCAGACGGACAGAAACTTTAACGAACCGTTTAACCCGGTTCTTCTTGCCATTGGGTGCGGTGCCGGATTTGTTGTACACGCATTTATAGGTCACAAAGAACATTTGATATCACTGGTGAAACAGGCAATCGAATACAAAGGTTATGTGTTGGTCGATGTTCTGCAGTTATGCATCAGTTTTAATAAAACGGGCACTTTCATTTGGTACAATTAG
- a CDS encoding desulfoferrodoxin has translation MSIVDFYRCERCGNIVALIKKGGGTLTCCDQAMTKLVANSTDAAKEKHVPVVSKENGKIHVVVGSTPHPMLPEHHIEWIALVADDKVELKYLKPGEEPKAEFNEVKSGTVYAYCNLHGLWKAEF, from the coding sequence ATGTCTATTGTTGATTTCTATCGTTGTGAGAGATGTGGGAATATTGTTGCGTTGATTAAAAAAGGCGGAGGAACGCTTACCTGCTGTGACCAGGCTATGACAAAACTTGTGGCTAACTCAACTGACGCAGCAAAGGAAAAACATGTTCCGGTCGTTTCCAAAGAAAACGGTAAAATTCATGTCGTCGTTGGCTCCACGCCGCATCCCATGCTACCGGAGCACCACATTGAGTGGATTGCACTTGTTGCTGATGACAAAGTAGAGCTGAAATATCTAAAGCCAGGCGAAGAGCCAAAAGCAGAGTTTAACGAAGTGAAGTCGGGTACCGTCTATGCATACTGCAATTTGCATGGCCTCTGGAAAGCTGAGTTTTAA